A region of the Stieleria neptunia genome:
CGGGGCGATTGGGCTACCTTGCTCGCATCGCGCTGGCTGCCGATGATTCTGCCAGAGCGATCGTTCTTGGGTTGCTGGCCTGGACCAATCTTCGCGAGCTGGACGATCGGTACGGTCAACTGCTCTCGATGCAGGATCTAATCTTCGCCCTGGAGACTGCCGATGAGTTAGAAGCCGCGGCGAACGCGAGGTATCTCGCCTGGGCCACGGCGTTCGAGTTGAACGACGATTCGGTGGAGCAACTTGAAGAAATGCTGCAATCAACGATCCCGGGAATCGATCTCACGCGGGTGGACGAAGTACTGAGATCGTCCTGTATCGCTGCAATGGCGAGAATTGCAAAACGGTACCTGGATGCGTTCGAACAAGCATCGATTGATGTCGTTTCACCCCCAGGGGCGAAGGTGCCCGACATCCCTCCGGCCGAACCGGCAAATGAACAGGACGCCGTTGAAGGTGACACTAAACAAGGGCGGCGAGACGAGGACGATGAAGAAACCGGGCAAATGGAGATGACGTGATGGAGACGACCATTCCCACAGCGGATCGCGTGGTTGTGATTTCAGACCTGCACATCACTCCAGCCGCACGGATGGGGAATTTTGATGCTGGCGGATCACTGGTCCGGTGGGCGAAGCGACTGCTCGCCGACGAACCGAAGAACCAAATCCTGGTACTCAACGGGGACATCGTCGATTTTTTGCTGTTGGAGTCCCGGCCCGCTCGTTTCGAACTTTCCACCGCCCCCGCACTGGTCGCAACGACGCTCGATCGGATCGCCAAACAGATGCCATGGGCCTCGGATTGGAGGGCCGGATTGCGGGCGTGGTTGGCACTCGACAACCGAATCGTCCTCTTGTCGGGAAACCATGACCCAGAGTGGTTGCACCCGGACACCACAACCATCCTTCGTCGCTGGATTGCCGGTAGTGATGCACAGGCATCAGAAGACGATCGCATTGAGATCTGGCGGCACGCCAAGCCGTGGCTGGCAAAGGTCGGACGATGGGATGTGGTTGTGGCGCACGGACATCGTGCCGATCCGGTCAACGACATCGACCCTCATGTTGTGCATCAAGCCTTGGCCGATGGTCAATCCGATCTCCGCATGCCCGCCGGCAGCGAATTGGTTCTGGGGCCGATCAACGTGTTCAAACGGGCGATGGACCCGATCAGTGGCCGACGACGATTCCCCTTCCTCGATTCGGTCAAACCCGAGTTTCCCGGGGTTTTGTTGTTGTTGCTGTACTTGGATGCAGGGCTTGTCAGAAAGAACCTTCCGGACCAATTGAGACCACTCCTGCGGGTCTTGATGAAGCAGATTCGCGGACAGCTTTTCGGAGGAGCGGGTTTGGCGGTGGCAGACGCGTCAAACGTCAGTGACGCCATCGCCGAGCAAATGGGGCAGATGATGGCCCAGCACGTCTGGGAGTCGATTGATGAATCTGATCGGAAGGCGAATGTCGCAACGATGTACAAGCTGGAACAATGCCTGAAACAGTCCCCGATCGAACCTGAGTCGGATCAACCGATCGGTCTACTCGCAAGTCACGGCGGTTTTGAAAAAACATTTCTTCGTGCCTGGCTGCGCGCCGAGCGTACGACATCGACAACGTTTTTTGATACCGCGAAAGCCAGCGGCATGGATCGCGAAATCATGAACTCGGGATTCGCAATGTCAAATGGCCCGAACGCCGTCGTTGCGGGCCACACCCATGCGGCGCGACGAATCGATCAGTCTGCAAACCACGTGTACTTGAATTCAGGAACCTGGACCCGCCTCTTGGATCTGTCGCGATTTGACGATTCGGACGAATCCATGATTGAACTGATCGATGCGATCGAACACGACCAGATTGAATTGATGGAGCGTCGTAGCTGGGTGGAAATTTTGCCTACCGGTCCGACACTGCATCTTTCTGATTCGTAGCCGATTCGTTCGG
Encoded here:
- a CDS encoding metallophosphoesterase translates to METTIPTADRVVVISDLHITPAARMGNFDAGGSLVRWAKRLLADEPKNQILVLNGDIVDFLLLESRPARFELSTAPALVATTLDRIAKQMPWASDWRAGLRAWLALDNRIVLLSGNHDPEWLHPDTTTILRRWIAGSDAQASEDDRIEIWRHAKPWLAKVGRWDVVVAHGHRADPVNDIDPHVVHQALADGQSDLRMPAGSELVLGPINVFKRAMDPISGRRRFPFLDSVKPEFPGVLLLLLYLDAGLVRKNLPDQLRPLLRVLMKQIRGQLFGGAGLAVADASNVSDAIAEQMGQMMAQHVWESIDESDRKANVATMYKLEQCLKQSPIEPESDQPIGLLASHGGFEKTFLRAWLRAERTTSTTFFDTAKASGMDREIMNSGFAMSNGPNAVVAGHTHAARRIDQSANHVYLNSGTWTRLLDLSRFDDSDESMIELIDAIEHDQIELMERRSWVEILPTGPTLHLSDS